One region of Danio aesculapii chromosome 7, fDanAes4.1, whole genome shotgun sequence genomic DNA includes:
- the tk2 gene encoding thymidine kinase 2, mitochondrial, whose protein sequence is MIVNSFKELCRVVPPLYSHKFLSTNVLVRHRAALGKHLLGHWRSSTSLGNGKLVRNGEGKKSVICLEGNIASGKTTCLEYFSKTSDIEVLTEPVSKWRNVQGCNPLGLMYQDPTRWGLTLQTYVQLTMLDRHVSPMSAPIRMMERSIFSAKYIFVENLYKSGKMPEVDFAVLSEWFEWIIKNISLPVDLIVYLQTTPQTCYERLKQRCREEEKVIPLEYLESIHNLYEDWLIHQKSFHVPAPVLVIPADHDLKKMLHQYEENRERILMARCS, encoded by the exons ATGATTGTAAACTCCTTTAAAGAGTTGTGTCGTGTTGTCCCACCTCTGTATTCACACAAATTTTTGTCAACAAATGTACTTGTCCGACATAGAGCAGCGCTGGGGAAGCATTTACTCGGGCACTGGCGCAGCAGCACATCTCTCGGTAACG GGAAACTGGTCAGAAATGGCGAGGGGAAGAAGTCAGTG ATTTGTTTAGAGGGAAATATAGCAAGTGGAAAGACGACATGTCTGGAGTACTTCAGCAAGACCAGTGACATTGAG GTGTTGACAGAGCCCGTGTCCAAATGGAGGAATGTACAGGGATGCAATCCATTG GGATTGATGTACCAGGACCCAACCCGATGGGGACTCACCCTTCAGACCTATGTTCAGCTTACAATGCTGGATCGACATGTCTCGCCAATG TCAGCACCTATCAGAATGATGGAGAGATCTATTTTCAGCGCAAAGTACATATTTGTAGAAAATCTTTATAAAAG TGGAAAGATGCCTGAGGTGGACTTCGCTGTTTTAAGTGAATGGTTTGAGTGGATCATCAAGAACATCTCTCTTCCTGTTGACCTTATTG TTTACCTGCAGACCACTCCACAGACCTGCTATGAGAGACTGAAGCAGAGGTGCAGAGAGGAAGAGAAGGTTATCCCCTTG GAATATCTAGAATCAATCCATAACCTGTATGAGGACTGGCTGATTCACCAGAAGTCATTTCACGTTCCCGCTCCTGTTCTA GTAATCCCTGCTGATCATGATCTTAAGAAGATGCTGCATCAGTATGAGGAGAACAGAGAGAGAATACTCATGGCTCGTTGCTCCTGA
- the LOC130232917 gene encoding chemokine-like factor produces the protein MEVDLALLKSSKGLLKIAEMVCVFVAFVSYAVASRPPYIAATCIEFFITLGFFLLYLLKLNKVFTLFFWPLIDVFNSLFAAAFMFILSLVAVSTFTVKGTLSGGIVGFVAAALWSLDGYILFKKISFNKPRTTTRAQTGED, from the exons ATGGAAGTTGATTTGGCCTTGTTGAAGTCCTCAAAAGGTCTACTGAAAATAGCAGAAATG gtgtgtgtttttgtggcTTTTGTGTCGTATGCAGTGGCATCCCGGCCACCCTACATTGCAGCAACATGCATAGAGTTTTTCATCACGCTTGGTTTTTTTCTGCTCTACCTTCTGAAACTCAACAAAGTGTTCACTCTCTTCTTCTGGCCACTCATT GATGTGTTCAACTCACTCTTTGCAGCTGCATTCATGTTTATTCTTAGCCTGGTTGCAGTTTCAACATTCACAGTGAAGGGCACTTTGAGCGGAGGG ATCGTGGGCTTTGTGGCTGCAGCCTTGTGGTCATTGGATGGCTATATTCTTTTCAAAAAAATCTCATTCAACAAGCCAAGAACCACCACAAGGGCCCAAACAGGGGAAGATTAA